Genomic segment of Candidatus Chlorohelix allophototropha:
GGGGCGCTATACCGCCGCCTCGGATGAGCCTGTCGTTGTTTTTATGGTCGGAATGCGTATCAACCGCTTCTGGCAAGTCACTAAATGGTTACCAGTTGCCAAAGCGATGACTCCTATGCTCAAGACGCTTTATCAAAACCCGGAGAAGGGTTTTATGGGAGGGCAATTTTTCCTATCTTGGCGAGGGCTAATGCTAGTGCAATACTGGCGTTCTTTTGAAGAACTAGAGGAGTTTGCCCGAAACCCTTCTGACCCACATTTACCAGCTTGGCGACAGTTCAACAAAAATGTAGGTAAGGATGGTTCGGTGGGGATTTGGCACGAAACCTATATAGTGCAACCCGGTAAATATGAATCGGTTTATGGCAATATGCCAAAATTTGGGCTTGCCGCTGTGACAAATCATGTTCCGGCAGTGGGGAATCGTGAGACTGCCCGCCATCGGTTGGGTAGGGAAGCTGTGTCTGTTAACGGTAATGATAATAAATAAGTTAAAACCCAAATATAACGGGAGTAATGAAATGAGTATCACAAATGAATTGCATCTGGTTCTGGGAACCGGACCCCTCGGTAAAGCTACTATGCAGGCGTTGGTGGCACAGGGCAAGCGTGTGAGAATGGTAAACCGCAGCGGAAAAGCCAATGTACCCAATGGTGTTGAAGTCGTGGCAGGGGATGTAACCAAACTCGATAGTGCAAAATCTTTATGCCGTGAGGCTTCGGTAATATATTTATGCGCCCAACCCGCCTATCATCGCTGGCAGGAAGAATTTGAACCTTATATGACTTGTGCAATTGAAGCGGCTTCCGCTTCCGGCGCAAAGCTTATCTTTGGCGATAACCTGTATATGTATGGTGAAGTAGCCGGCGAAATAAACGAAAACCTACCCTATAAAGCTCAAACCAAAAAGGGAAAAGTACGCGCTCAAATCGCTACTACGCTGCTGGAGGCACATCGCGCCGGAAAGGTACGCGCCGCTATTGGTCGCGCTTCCGATTTCTTTGGACCGGAAGTGCTTGATTCGGCATTAGGCAATCGAATCTTTTATCCCGCGTTGGCGGGTAAGTCCGCTGGTGCGGCAGGAGATCTAGATGCGCTGCATACCTATACCTATATCAAGGATTTTGGGGTAGGTCTGGCGACATTGGGTTTGCGGGACGAGGCGTTAGGGCAGGTTTGGCATGTACCTAATTCCGAGACCATCACCACCCGCCAATTCCTTAATCTGGTATTCGAGGAAATCAAACTCCCGCCAAAAATGAGCGGAATAAGTAAAACAATGATGCGGATGGCAGGGTTGTTTATTCCCGGCGCACGCGAGACGGTAGAAATGATGTATGAGTTTGAAAAGCCCTTTGTAGTGGACAGTCGTAAGTTTGAAA
This window contains:
- a CDS encoding NAD-dependent epimerase/dehydratase family protein; protein product: MSITNELHLVLGTGPLGKATMQALVAQGKRVRMVNRSGKANVPNGVEVVAGDVTKLDSAKSLCREASVIYLCAQPAYHRWQEEFEPYMTCAIEAASASGAKLIFGDNLYMYGEVAGEINENLPYKAQTKKGKVRAQIATTLLEAHRAGKVRAAIGRASDFFGPEVLDSALGNRIFYPALAGKSAGAAGDLDALHTYTYIKDFGVGLATLGLRDEALGQVWHVPNSETITTRQFLNLVFEEIKLPPKMSGISKTMMRMAGLFIPGARETVEMMYEFEKPFVVDSRKFENTFGIKATPVRAAIHETVEWYKSNPQKKH
- a CDS encoding DUF4188 domain-containing protein is translated as MSKIFAGRYTAASDEPVVVFMVGMRINRFWQVTKWLPVAKAMTPMLKTLYQNPEKGFMGGQFFLSWRGLMLVQYWRSFEELEEFARNPSDPHLPAWRQFNKNVGKDGSVGIWHETYIVQPGKYESVYGNMPKFGLAAVTNHVPAVGNRETARHRLGREAVSVNGNDNK